A single Triticum dicoccoides isolate Atlit2015 ecotype Zavitan chromosome 2A, WEW_v2.0, whole genome shotgun sequence DNA region contains:
- the LOC119357495 gene encoding protein DMP10-like, with amino-acid sequence MAVQIHPLTKEDDGEITAAGTAPPMTTKGPAPATVMSSVANLAQLLPTGTVLAYQALSPSFTNHGKCETSNQWLTGMLVAVLASACLFFSFTDSIVGRRDGKLYYGFATPRGFNVFNFSSEEEKQEWHDLDQFRRLRLRPLDFMHAFFAAVVFLTVAFSDVGLQNCFFPDANRNTEELLKNLPMGMAFLSSFVFIIFPTKRKGIGFSDNAPPQKVVHPLN; translated from the coding sequence ATGGCGGTCCAGATACATCCACTGACCAAAGAGGACGACGGTGAGATAACAGCCGCCGGCACAGCACCGCCAATGACTACCAAGGGGCCTGCACCGGCCACGGTCATGTCGAGCGTCGCgaacctggcgcagctcctgccgaCGGGCACGGTGCTAGCCTACCAGGCACTGTCCCCGTCCTTCACCAACCATGGCAAGTGTGAGACCTCCAACCAGTGGCTCACTGGGATGCTGGTCGCTGTCCTTGCCTCCGCGTGCCTCTTCTTCTCCTTCACAGATAGCATCGTCGGTCGCCGCGATGGAAAGCTATATTACGGCTTTGCCACACCGCGTGGCTTCAATGTATTCAACTTCTCCAGCGAGGAGGAGAAGCAGGAGTGGCACGATCTTGATCAATTCCGGAGGCTCCGCCTCCGGCCGCTGGACTTCATGCACGCCTTCTTCGCGGCTGTGGTTTTCCTCACGGTGGCGTTCAGCGACGTTGGGCTGCAGAACTGCTTCTTCCCGGACGCCAACAGGAACACCGAAGAGCTGCTCAAGAATCTGCCAATGGGCATGGCGTTTCTGTCCAGCTTTGTGTTCATCATCTTCCCCACCAAGAGGAAGGGCATTGGATTCTCTGACAACGCTCCTCCCCAGAAGGTCGTCCATCCCTTAAATTGA